The following are encoded together in the Ezakiella massiliensis genome:
- the yihA gene encoding ribosome biogenesis GTP-binding protein YihA/YsxC: protein MHLDKIISAELEAIAVKPDGYPEANLPEIALAGRSNVGKSSFTNAIMNRKALARTSGKPGKTRTINFYNINNQVRLVDLPGYGYAATSQDEKDRWADYINTYLEIRENLKAIFLIVDIRHEPTALDCAMYDYIVHTGIDCVIIATKADKIAKGKYQQAEKVIKKKLKAVHPIVPFSSSNKYGIEKAKALISQYI from the coding sequence TTGCACTTAGATAAAATTATTTCAGCAGAATTGGAGGCCATTGCAGTTAAGCCTGACGGATATCCAGAGGCGAATCTTCCAGAGATTGCCCTGGCCGGCCGGTCAAATGTGGGCAAGTCCTCTTTTACAAATGCCATTATGAATAGGAAGGCGCTGGCACGGACATCGGGTAAGCCGGGCAAGACCAGGACCATAAATTTTTACAATATAAATAATCAGGTCCGCTTGGTCGACCTGCCTGGCTACGGCTATGCTGCCACCAGCCAAGATGAAAAAGACAGATGGGCTGATTATATAAACACCTATTTGGAAATACGGGAAAACCTCAAGGCAATTTTTTTAATCGTGGACATCAGGCACGAGCCCACAGCTCTTGATTGCGCCATGTATGACTACATCGTCCATACAGGGATAGATTGCGTGATAATTGCAACCAAAGCGGACAAAATCGCCAAGGGCAAGTACCAGCAGGCGGAAAAGGTGATTAAGAAAAAATTAAAGGCAGTGCACCCGATTGTACCGTTCTCATCAAGTAATAAGTATGGGATTGAAAAGGCCAAGGCGCTCATCTCACAATATATTTAA
- the lon gene encoding endopeptidase La, whose translation MITNKYKINLESMPVLPLRGLSIFPYMMIHFDVGRPKSMKAIEVASMREEPILLVTQKDAKTEDPKADDFYHWGTVANIKQIMKLPTGGIRVMIEAKMRGHIETFTDEGEYFEANVSTYQPDFDEDDFDDEVTALVRLIKKDLEEYVSLHPKIPENVFMNVYDEDDPERFTDIAAAITLLKEDEYQNLIKELDIKKRLTYYYEVLQKELELLELEEKINVRVRNQMSKMQKDYYLREQMKAIRKELGEEEEIHAEIEELKKAINDKPMPIEVKEKALKEVKRLSQNAFNTAETGVIRNYLDLILDLPWEEASESEIDLDRTMEILNRDHYGLVDIKDRIVEYLAVKKLNPESKGNILLFVGPPGVGKTSIARSIAEALDREFVRVSLGGVRDEAEIRGHRRTYVGAMPGRIISGIKKAGTKNPVFLLDEIDKINSDFRGDPASALLEVLDPEQNKEFVDNYLDLEFDLSQVLFITTANSLDIPPALLDRMEVIRISGYTDEEKLNIASKYLLRKQRENAGLNTNNFNITKPAIREIIEAYTREAGVRNLERELAKVIRKAAVKIAKGEVDKVSVGIKEVHEFLGPEIFTADVLGKRDKVGVANGLAWTSVGGVNLQVEAIATPGSGKIQLTGKLGDVMKESAFGAVTYIRKNVEKLGVEDDFYKKTDIHIHVPEGAVPKDGPSAGITIATAILSALSNKPVDRTVAMTGELTITGRVLAIGGLKEKVLAANRMGIKEVIIPEENAKDLSEIPDNVKENIEFHFVKNVGEVFKIALR comes from the coding sequence ATGATTACTAATAAATATAAAATTAATCTTGAAAGCATGCCGGTTTTACCCCTGCGTGGTCTTTCGATTTTTCCATATATGATGATTCACTTTGATGTTGGCAGGCCCAAGTCCATGAAGGCGATTGAAGTTGCCTCTATGAGAGAGGAGCCTATTCTTTTGGTTACACAAAAAGACGCCAAGACCGAGGACCCAAAGGCGGATGATTTTTACCATTGGGGGACGGTTGCCAATATTAAACAGATTATGAAGCTGCCTACAGGCGGCATTCGAGTTATGATTGAGGCCAAGATGCGTGGCCATATTGAAACTTTTACAGACGAGGGCGAATATTTTGAAGCAAATGTTTCCACTTACCAGCCCGACTTTGACGAGGATGATTTTGATGACGAGGTGACGGCTCTGGTCAGGCTTATAAAGAAGGACCTGGAAGAGTATGTCAGCCTGCACCCAAAGATTCCTGAAAATGTTTTTATGAATGTTTACGACGAAGACGATCCTGAGCGCTTTACAGATATTGCAGCTGCCATCACGCTTTTAAAGGAAGACGAATACCAAAACCTGATCAAGGAATTGGATATCAAGAAGCGTTTGACTTATTATTACGAAGTTTTGCAAAAGGAATTAGAGCTCTTGGAACTGGAGGAAAAAATTAACGTCCGCGTTAGAAATCAGATGTCCAAGATGCAAAAGGATTATTATTTGCGTGAGCAAATGAAGGCTATCCGCAAGGAATTGGGCGAAGAAGAGGAAATCCACGCCGAAATCGAGGAGCTCAAAAAGGCCATCAACGACAAGCCAATGCCTATCGAGGTCAAGGAAAAGGCCCTTAAAGAAGTCAAGAGGCTTTCACAAAATGCTTTTAATACAGCTGAGACAGGCGTTATCAGAAATTATTTGGATTTGATTTTGGATTTGCCATGGGAGGAAGCTTCTGAATCAGAAATCGACTTGGACAGGACCATGGAGATTTTAAATCGCGACCATTACGGCCTGGTCGATATCAAGGACAGGATTGTCGAATACCTGGCTGTTAAGAAATTAAATCCAGAGTCCAAGGGCAATATACTACTCTTTGTTGGCCCGCCAGGAGTGGGCAAGACCAGCATTGCAAGGAGCATAGCTGAGGCACTTGACCGCGAGTTTGTCCGCGTGTCCCTGGGTGGAGTTCGCGACGAAGCAGAAATTCGCGGCCACAGGAGGACTTACGTTGGCGCTATGCCAGGCAGGATTATTTCTGGCATTAAAAAAGCTGGGACAAAAAATCCAGTTTTCCTCTTGGATGAAATTGATAAAATCAATTCAGACTTTAGGGGCGATCCTGCGTCTGCACTTCTCGAAGTCTTGGATCCTGAGCAAAACAAGGAATTTGTGGATAACTATTTGGATTTGGAATTTGATCTAAGCCAAGTTTTATTTATCACGACTGCAAACTCTCTGGATATACCGCCAGCCCTCCTCGATAGAATGGAGGTCATCAGGATTAGCGGTTACACAGATGAAGAGAAGTTAAATATTGCCAGCAAATATCTCTTGCGCAAGCAAAGGGAAAATGCAGGTTTAAACACAAATAATTTTAATATTACAAAGCCCGCCATCAGGGAAATTATCGAAGCTTACACCCGTGAGGCCGGCGTCCGCAATCTGGAACGCGAACTGGCCAAGGTCATTAGAAAGGCCGCTGTTAAAATTGCCAAGGGCGAGGTTGATAAGGTGTCTGTAGGTATAAAGGAGGTCCACGAATTTTTGGGACCAGAGATTTTCACTGCAGATGTGCTGGGCAAGCGGGACAAGGTTGGCGTGGCAAATGGCCTTGCATGGACTTCCGTTGGCGGAGTCAACTTGCAAGTGGAGGCTATCGCAACACCGGGCTCGGGCAAGATCCAACTCACAGGTAAGTTAGGCGATGTAATGAAAGAATCGGCCTTTGGAGCTGTGACTTATATTAGAAAGAACGTGGAAAAACTTGGAGTGGAGGACGACTTTTACAAAAAAACCGACATTCATATTCACGTTCCTGAAGGGGCAGTCCCCAAGGATGGACCGAGTGCTGGCATCACGATTGCGACAGCGATTTTATCAGCCTTAAGCAACAAACCAGTCGACAGGACAGTTGCCATGACAGGGGAGCTAACTATAACTGGACGGGTCCTTGCCATTGGCGGTCTCAAGGAAAAAGTTTTGGCTGCAAACAGGATGGGAATCAAGGAAGTTATAATTCCAGAGGAAAACGCAAAAGATTTGAGCGAAATTCCCGACAATGTAAAGGAAAATATTGAATTTCATTTTGTAAAAAATGTTGGAGAGGTGTTTAAAATTGCACTTAGATAA